A genomic stretch from Candidatus Nitrososphaera gargensis Ga9.2 includes:
- a CDS encoding carboxypeptidase regulatory-like domain-containing protein, with protein MTVIIMMPASAQSGVPVKNALVVVNGQEDLILQSIIATGGSPSNVRNALETAELLSAFTPHVSTDAFGRFELNESLDPGIYNVTVFVPGFVASSNNIVVVDGTSAAKNLTIFMQPSAMVSGRITDEQGRPIPGIVVAASSPHSANYDITMDDGVFVLDTGLKTGQYDIYAFKPGIDIAILQNLLNNTELGSLQNKVPILFKTQDAGYISHVSEVQLEQGKLTTLNVQLKNSHAISGRVTDSAGNAVPDVAVFAFDSNGIMVDTAAITDSDGRYTLDNDLAPGEYTIIIPSLFSKEYAPASAAVTLPAENNTVNFTLHKSGTISGRVVEPNGNPVADATIFAMPKGLHVDDTQLALFLAAGTATAKTDQDGRFTLDSGISSGTYVVTASFGSVPVSSLIEVQAGSLANIVLDFGETITIRGKVTDSSSGRPIENASVVPSFASVIPSAELFAAKTGPHGAYELIIPIKDNSTRSLFDEVTVSADGYKSATVPSSAATVIRLDKMPATKITGVVIAQKPLSPPVETVLVRKGTVVFEHEGMQYGVGLQTNSRIVDAAFDPPSRSINISLEGVQDASGRSEFSIPKEFMAGPFAVSLDGTSAAEGVSTAENQTHAMITIEHEHDLQKITIQGTTAVPEFPLPAAIAAAGLAAILAWKRLRR; from the coding sequence ATGACCGTCATCATTATGATGCCTGCCAGCGCGCAGAGCGGGGTTCCTGTAAAAAACGCCCTTGTAGTAGTGAACGGGCAGGAAGACCTGATACTCCAATCGATAATTGCGACAGGAGGCTCGCCTTCCAACGTGCGAAATGCGCTTGAAACGGCAGAGCTGCTGTCAGCTTTTACACCTCATGTATCAACAGACGCATTCGGCAGGTTTGAGCTAAACGAATCGCTTGATCCGGGCATCTACAACGTAACAGTGTTTGTGCCCGGTTTTGTAGCGTCATCAAACAACATAGTAGTAGTTGACGGCACTAGCGCGGCCAAAAACCTGACGATCTTTATGCAGCCGTCTGCTATGGTATCCGGGCGCATTACAGACGAGCAGGGCAGACCAATCCCTGGCATTGTAGTTGCAGCATCAAGCCCGCATTCGGCCAATTATGATATTACAATGGACGATGGAGTTTTCGTGCTTGACACCGGCTTGAAGACTGGCCAATACGATATCTATGCTTTCAAGCCCGGAATTGACATTGCCATATTGCAAAATCTTTTAAACAATACCGAGCTTGGTTCGCTTCAGAACAAAGTCCCAATCCTGTTCAAAACACAAGATGCAGGATACATATCGCATGTCTCTGAAGTGCAGCTGGAGCAGGGCAAGCTCACCACGCTGAACGTGCAGCTAAAGAACTCACATGCCATATCCGGCAGAGTAACAGATAGCGCCGGTAATGCTGTGCCAGACGTGGCAGTGTTTGCATTTGATAGCAACGGCATCATGGTCGATACTGCAGCAATTACAGATTCTGACGGGCGCTATACGCTTGACAACGATCTGGCACCAGGAGAATACACCATCATCATCCCGTCACTTTTCAGCAAGGAGTACGCCCCTGCAAGCGCTGCCGTGACTTTGCCGGCAGAAAATAATACAGTTAATTTTACACTGCACAAATCCGGCACAATCAGTGGAAGGGTGGTTGAACCAAACGGCAACCCTGTTGCAGATGCCACCATCTTTGCAATGCCAAAGGGGCTGCATGTGGACGATACGCAGCTTGCACTATTCCTTGCAGCAGGCACGGCTACCGCAAAAACCGATCAGGATGGCAGGTTTACTCTTGACAGCGGCATTAGCAGCGGCACCTATGTCGTCACGGCGTCCTTTGGCAGCGTGCCTGTTAGCAGTTTAATCGAGGTTCAGGCCGGCAGCCTTGCAAATATCGTCCTTGATTTTGGAGAAACAATTACAATAAGAGGCAAGGTAACAGACAGTAGCAGCGGCAGGCCCATAGAGAATGCTTCAGTAGTACCAAGCTTTGCCAGCGTCATCCCAAGTGCCGAATTGTTTGCAGCCAAGACCGGCCCTCACGGGGCATACGAACTGATCATCCCTATCAAGGATAATAGCACAAGATCGCTCTTTGATGAAGTCACAGTATCGGCAGACGGGTACAAGAGTGCGACTGTGCCAAGCAGTGCGGCGACGGTCATCAGGCTGGACAAGATGCCAGCAACCAAAATAACCGGGGTTGTGATAGCGCAAAAGCCTCTTTCACCGCCAGTCGAAACGGTGCTCGTGAGGAAGGGGACAGTCGTTTTTGAACATGAAGGGATGCAATATGGTGTAGGCCTGCAAACGAACTCGCGCATAGTGGATGCAGCCTTTGACCCGCCGAGCAGGAGCATCAACATTAGCCTGGAAGGCGTGCAGGATGCATCAGGCAGATCAGAATTCTCAATTCCCAAAGAATTCATGGCCGGACCCTTTGCAGTCAGCCTTGACGGCACGTCGGCGGCAGAAGGCGTCAGCACGGCAGAGAATCAGACGCATGCTATGATAACAATAGAGCACGAACACGACCTGCAAAAGATCACAATACAGGGTACAACTGCAGTGCCGGAATTTCCACTGCCTGCAGCTATAGCCGCAGCTGGCCTGGCAGCAATACTGGCCTGGAAGCGGTTAAGGCGCTAG
- a CDS encoding aldehyde dehydrogenase family protein, translated as MFENEHTVRRFMAEKAEGQFHDRYERALEQVRTEFGRKYAMIIGGREVRTPATTSHVSPIDTRIVLGHLPVGSASHVKQAVAAAKKAFESWSRTNYQERVQICRSAADIMSQRKFELAAWISYENGKNRYEAIADVDEAIDFLRYYSEEMERNNGFETVMKSAQPNEKSRSVMKPYGVWGVIAPFNFPAAILVGMSTGAIITGNTVVVKPSSNTPIIACKFAEVFKQAGLPDGVFNLVIGPGGKVGGELVSNKDVSGIVFTGSRDVGYGMAQEFSKTRPKPLIAELGGKNPAIVTETADIGKAVDGVLKAAFGYSGQKCSACSRVYVHKKVKDEFVKRLVEKTRDLPVGNPLDPNTFVGPLANEDAYKKYQRYAKMADRDGKVLVGGSAIKDGELKHGYYVQPMIVTGLPKKHRLFKEELFVPILCVAHYEKFDDAIKLANESDYGLTAGIFSGKQEEIKEFLDCIEAGVVYVNRQASATTGAMVGCQPFGGWKSSGTTGRGTGGPHYLTQFMREQSQTIIVE; from the coding sequence ATGTTTGAAAACGAGCACACCGTGCGCAGGTTCATGGCAGAGAAGGCGGAAGGGCAGTTTCACGATAGGTACGAGAGGGCACTGGAGCAGGTAAGGACAGAGTTTGGCAGGAAATATGCAATGATAATAGGCGGTAGGGAGGTAAGGACGCCAGCCACCACATCTCACGTATCGCCAATAGATACCAGAATAGTGCTTGGCCACCTTCCGGTTGGAAGCGCCAGCCATGTAAAGCAGGCCGTGGCGGCGGCCAAAAAGGCGTTTGAGAGCTGGAGCCGGACGAACTACCAAGAGCGCGTGCAGATATGCCGATCTGCAGCGGACATTATGAGCCAGCGCAAGTTTGAGCTTGCCGCATGGATCTCGTACGAGAACGGCAAGAACCGCTATGAGGCCATAGCGGATGTCGACGAGGCTATTGACTTTTTGCGCTACTACTCTGAAGAAATGGAGAGGAACAATGGCTTTGAAACAGTGATGAAAAGCGCCCAACCAAACGAAAAGAGCAGAAGCGTCATGAAGCCCTACGGCGTGTGGGGAGTCATCGCTCCATTCAATTTTCCTGCCGCCATCTTGGTCGGCATGAGTACCGGAGCGATCATTACAGGCAACACCGTGGTCGTCAAGCCGTCGAGCAATACGCCGATAATCGCATGCAAATTTGCCGAGGTGTTCAAGCAGGCGGGGCTGCCAGATGGCGTCTTTAACTTGGTGATAGGCCCAGGCGGCAAGGTTGGAGGCGAGCTCGTCAGCAACAAGGACGTTTCAGGGATCGTGTTCACCGGCTCCCGTGATGTAGGCTATGGCATGGCCCAAGAGTTCAGCAAAACAAGACCCAAGCCGCTTATAGCAGAGCTTGGCGGCAAGAACCCTGCTATAGTGACCGAGACCGCTGACATTGGCAAGGCAGTCGACGGTGTGCTCAAGGCGGCATTTGGCTACTCGGGGCAAAAGTGCAGCGCATGCTCACGCGTCTATGTGCACAAGAAAGTAAAAGACGAGTTCGTCAAGAGGCTTGTAGAAAAGACAAGGGACCTGCCTGTCGGAAACCCACTTGACCCCAACACCTTTGTCGGCCCGCTTGCCAACGAGGACGCCTACAAGAAATACCAGCGGTACGCCAAGATGGCTGACAGGGATGGCAAGGTCCTGGTCGGCGGCTCTGCCATAAAAGACGGCGAGCTAAAGCACGGCTACTACGTCCAGCCCATGATTGTAACGGGACTTCCAAAAAAGCACCGGCTGTTCAAGGAGGAGCTATTCGTGCCGATCCTGTGCGTGGCCCACTATGAAAAGTTTGACGACGCGATCAAGCTTGCAAACGAGTCCGACTATGGCCTGACGGCCGGCATATTCAGCGGCAAGCAGGAAGAGATCAAAGAGTTCCTCGACTGCATCGAAGCCGGTGTCGTTTACGTCAACAGGCAGGCGAGCGCGACCACCGGCGCGATGGTCGGATGCCAGCCCTTTGGCGGCTGGAAGAGCTCAGGCACCACAGGCAGGGGGACGGGCGGGCCGCATTACCTTACGCAGTTTATGCGCGAGCAGAGCCAGACTATTATTGTTGAATGA
- a CDS encoding proline dehydrogenase family protein, translating to METTTATASSTHSHSYDAGLMERLLFRVAKKWVAGYDAGEAIAAALDSNSRGMSAILNFLGEDTTDAKIVDQTVREYLSLMDLIGKRQVRGCVSVKPTQLGLAIDYDMCLQNFKRLTARAKELDQFMWIDMESVKFTEDTIAIYLELYKQYDMTGVAIQSYLRRSASDLLHIAEHGGKVRLVKGAYHEPEEHAFSTKEEVDANYVKLMRMLFESGSFFAIATHDSNMIEEAIRLSNDSTKEFEFQLLMGIRDELKNELTTKEFAVAEYIPYGSQWLPYSVRRIRERKRNLLLLARSLIQQ from the coding sequence TTGGAGACTACTACTGCGACTGCGTCATCAACCCACTCGCACAGCTATGACGCTGGCCTCATGGAGCGGCTGCTGTTCAGGGTGGCAAAAAAGTGGGTCGCCGGCTATGACGCTGGCGAGGCGATAGCAGCTGCGCTTGATTCCAACAGCAGAGGCATGTCCGCCATCCTGAACTTCCTTGGCGAGGACACCACCGACGCCAAGATCGTGGATCAGACTGTAAGGGAGTACCTGTCATTGATGGACCTGATCGGCAAAAGGCAGGTGCGGGGATGCGTGTCGGTCAAGCCGACCCAGCTTGGCCTTGCGATCGACTATGACATGTGCCTGCAAAATTTCAAGAGGCTTACTGCCAGAGCAAAAGAGCTTGATCAATTCATGTGGATAGACATGGAGTCTGTCAAGTTCACCGAGGACACGATTGCTATCTATCTGGAGCTTTACAAGCAGTACGACATGACTGGCGTAGCAATACAGTCATACCTGCGCCGGAGCGCAAGCGACCTACTGCACATAGCCGAGCATGGCGGCAAGGTGAGGCTTGTCAAGGGCGCGTATCACGAGCCTGAGGAACACGCTTTTTCTACAAAAGAGGAGGTTGACGCCAATTATGTAAAGCTCATGAGGATGCTCTTTGAAAGCGGAAGCTTTTTTGCCATAGCGACCCACGACTCGAACATGATCGAAGAGGCCATCAGGCTGAGCAATGACAGTACAAAGGAGTTCGAGTTCCAGTTGCTGATGGGGATCCGGGATGAGTTGAAAAACGAGCTTACCACAAAAGAATTTGCAGTTGCCGAGTACATCCCCTACGGCAGCCAGTGGCTTCCCTACTCTGTGCGCAGGATAAGGGAGCGCAAGCGCAACCTGCTTTTATTGGCCAGATCTCTCATTCAACAATAA